The Actinocorallia herbida DNA window CGAGCTGAAGCGCCAGCGGTCGGATTTGCCGTCGGCGAAGTCCCTCACCCACATGATCCGGAGCGACTGGGAGACCGGTCGCCACAAGCCCGGCCCCCGCTACCGGATCCTTCTGTCAGCAGCCTTCGACGTCGCGGAAGAGGACCTGTTCGCCTGCCCCTCGACGGCCGCCACCGAACAAGCACCGCCACGGGCGCCCGGGACCGTCGTGGGCATCGCCGAGCCCGTTCCCCACGAGCCGCATCGAGGCCCCGTCGCACCGGAGCTCGTCATGTACTTCCTTGAACAACTCCCCGGCCATTACAAGGCCGACATGTTCCTCGGCCCGCGCCACCTCATCCCGACCGTGGACACCCAGGCCCGCCTGATCGACGAACTCACCCGAGCCGCCGACGCCCCCGTCCGCCAAGGTCTCCTCGGAGCAGGCGTCGCCTACTCCAGCCTCCTCGGCTGGCTCTACCAGGACGCCGGCGACCTGGAGAAGTCAGCCCAGTGGCGCAACGCGGCCCTCGACATGGCCCACCGCTCAGCCGACCCCCAGCTCATCAGCTACGCCCTCACCAACAAGGCCATGCTCGCCATCGACCTGAACGACCGCCACATGGTCCTCGACTACGCCATTGCGGCCCTCGCGGACGAAACCCGCCTCTCCCCGAAAGTCCGCGTCCTCGGCCTCGTCCACCAAGCCCACGGCCACGCCTTCCTCGGTGACCGCGCGTCCACCGACCGCGCCCTCGACGCCGCCGAAGCCCTCCTCGACCAGGTCGACGACGAATACCCCTGGGGCAACTCCTGCCGCCGCACCCCCGGCTACATCGACGTCCAACGAGCCACCGCCTACGTCCGCCTCGGAGCCCACCACGAGGCCATCCGCATCTGGGACCGCCTCCTGCACTCCGCCCCCACGACCGCCCGCCGAGACAACGGCGTCTTCCTCGCCCGCCAAGCCGCCGCCCTCGCCGCCATCCCCGAACCCGAACGCGTCGTAGAGATCGCGACAACCACCGCGACACTCGTCACCGACACCGGCTCAGCCCGCCTCCGCCGAGAACTCCTGGCCCTCCCCACCCACGCCGCCGCCTGGACCTCCACCCCTGCCGGACGCGACCTCGGCGACATCATCGCCGCCATCGCCTAACTCCCCAGGAGACAACCGTGGCCGACCTCGTCCCCCTCACCGACTCCGAAATCACCGACCGCCTCGCCACCCTCCCCGGCTGGTCCCGCGAAGGCGACACCATCACCCGCACCTTCGCCCACACCTGGCACGAATGCATCCATCTAGCGACCTACGTGGCCGCCAAGGCCCGAGAAGTTGGCCACCACCCCGACATCCATATCACCTGGCAACGCATCCGCTTCGTCACCACCACACACGACGCAGGCCACAGACTCACTGCCATGGACTTCGACCTCGCCCACCACATCAACCAGATCGCTCTCGGGCACGGTGCCGAGTCCGCGTAGGGTCCAGAGCGCATGTAGATCATCAGGGATGCATGGGGCTGTGCGGAGCCCCGTACGCAAGTCCAGGCTTACCGTTGCTGGAGGGGGCCTCCTGAGAGTGGTCCAGCGTGAGAGTGGTGGGTGACGTGCGGACCTGGATGCGGGGATGGCCCGTACAGTCAGGTGCCGGAGCCAATGGAGGGGCCGATCGGGTGCACGCTGTCGGCCGGGGCCATGAAGGCGCGGCTGGGCGAGTTCGAGGAGCTGTTCGCCCTGGCGCTGACGCGGGAGCTGCGCGGCGATGTAGAGGAGAGGGCGAGGGCGTCGCTCGCGGCCGAGGCCGAGTGCTGCGCGTCAGTCGGCTTCGACCTCGCGGCTACCGAGGAGGGGCTGGTGGTGACGGCGCCGGCGGAGGTGGGAGCGGCTTTGGACGGGCTCCGGGAACTGGCCGAGGGCAGCGCGTCGGCCGCGCAGGTGGCCGCGGCGAGCGGGCACGAGGGGCTGCCGTCGGGTGAGCTGGCCGCGGGCGTGGACGCCCAGACACTGTGCCACTACGAGCGGCGCAGCCTGCTCGCGGAACCGGAGCGGACCTTGGGCGGGCACCGCCTTCATCCGGTGGAGGCGGTGGCGGTGCTG harbors:
- a CDS encoding helix-turn-helix domain-containing protein, yielding MAAGGMLPQWAKRLTDERRARGWVEADLAAELKRQRSDLPSAKSLTHMIRSDWETGRHKPGPRYRILLSAAFDVAEEDLFACPSTAATEQAPPRAPGTVVGIAEPVPHEPHRGPVAPELVMYFLEQLPGHYKADMFLGPRHLIPTVDTQARLIDELTRAADAPVRQGLLGAGVAYSSLLGWLYQDAGDLEKSAQWRNAALDMAHRSADPQLISYALTNKAMLAIDLNDRHMVLDYAIAALADETRLSPKVRVLGLVHQAHGHAFLGDRASTDRALDAAEALLDQVDDEYPWGNSCRRTPGYIDVQRATAYVRLGAHHEAIRIWDRLLHSAPTTARRDNGVFLARQAAALAAIPEPERVVEIATTTATLVTDTGSARLRRELLALPTHAAAWTSTPAGRDLGDIIAAIA
- a CDS encoding 4a-hydroxytetrahydrobiopterin dehydratase, translated to MADLVPLTDSEITDRLATLPGWSREGDTITRTFAHTWHECIHLATYVAAKAREVGHHPDIHITWQRIRFVTTTHDAGHRLTAMDFDLAHHINQIALGHGAESA
- a CDS encoding MerR family transcriptional regulator, whose translation is MEGPIGCTLSAGAMKARLGEFEELFALALTRELRGDVEERARASLAAEAECCASVGFDLAATEEGLVVTAPAEVGAALDGLRELAEGSASAAQVAAASGHEGLPSGELAAGVDAQTLCHYERRSLLAEPERTLGGHRLHPVEAVAVLRVIKAAQRLGFTLEEVADLLEATGTAAMACPSGPA